A region of Microcoleus sp. bin38.metabat.b11b12b14.051 DNA encodes the following proteins:
- the acs gene encoding acetate--CoA ligase, with the protein MSQDTIESILQEKRLFPPTAEFSEKAHVKSLEEYRALYEKAKADPQAFWAELATQELHWFQNWDTVLDWQPPFAKWFVNGKINISYNCLDRHLTTWRKNKAALIWEGEPGDSRTLTYAQLHREVCQMANVIKDLGVQKGDRVGIYMPMIPEAAIAMLACARIGAVHSVVFGGFSAEALRDRLNDGEAKLVITADGGFRKDAAVGLKVQVDKALANNAAPSVTNVLVVQRTKQEVQMEPGRDRWWHELQKNASANCPAEPMDSEDMLFILYTSGSTGKPKGVVHTTGGYNLYTHMTTKWIFDLQDTDVYWCTADVGWITGHSYIVYGPLSNGATTLMYEGAPRASNPGCFWDVIEKYGVTVFYTAPTAIRTFMKMGEELPNARNLSSLRLLGTVGEPINPEAWMWYQRVIGNSNCPIVDTWWQTETGGIMITALPGAIPTKPGSATLPFPGIVADIVDQDGEPVTNESGGYLVVKHPWPGMMRTLYNDPDRFRRTYWEYLHPKDGNFVYFAGDGAHKDKDGYFWVMGRVDDVINVAGHRLGTMEVESALVSHPAVAEAAVVGKPDEIKGEEIVAFVTLDNSQQPSDALAKELKQHVVNEIGPIARPGEIRFTDALPKTRSGKIMRRLLRSLAAGEEVSGDTSTLEDRTVLDKLRGGS; encoded by the coding sequence ATGTCACAAGATACCATCGAATCAATTCTGCAAGAAAAACGCCTATTCCCGCCCACGGCAGAATTCTCTGAAAAAGCTCACGTCAAAAGCTTGGAAGAGTACCGCGCCCTCTACGAAAAAGCGAAAGCTGATCCCCAAGCATTCTGGGCCGAACTCGCTACCCAAGAATTGCACTGGTTTCAAAACTGGGATACCGTGCTCGACTGGCAGCCACCTTTTGCTAAATGGTTTGTCAATGGCAAAATTAACATTTCTTACAATTGTCTCGATCGCCATTTAACTACCTGGCGCAAAAACAAAGCCGCCCTGATTTGGGAAGGCGAACCCGGAGATTCCCGTACCCTGACTTACGCCCAACTCCACCGCGAAGTCTGTCAAATGGCGAATGTCATCAAAGATTTGGGAGTCCAAAAGGGCGATCGCGTCGGCATTTATATGCCCATGATTCCCGAAGCTGCGATCGCCATGTTAGCCTGTGCCAGAATCGGTGCAGTACACAGCGTGGTGTTTGGCGGATTTAGTGCAGAAGCTTTGCGCGATCGCCTCAACGACGGCGAAGCAAAACTCGTCATCACCGCAGACGGTGGCTTCCGCAAAGACGCAGCAGTCGGCCTCAAAGTACAAGTAGACAAGGCATTAGCAAATAATGCTGCACCCAGCGTTACCAACGTTCTCGTCGTCCAGCGTACCAAACAAGAAGTGCAAATGGAACCGGGGCGCGATCGCTGGTGGCACGAATTGCAAAAAAACGCCTCGGCAAATTGTCCCGCCGAACCAATGGATAGCGAAGATATGCTATTCATTCTGTACACTTCAGGAAGTACCGGCAAACCGAAAGGAGTCGTCCACACCACAGGCGGCTACAACCTTTACACCCACATGACAACCAAGTGGATCTTCGACCTCCAAGACACCGATGTCTACTGGTGCACCGCAGACGTAGGCTGGATTACAGGCCACAGTTACATCGTCTACGGCCCGCTTTCCAACGGCGCGACTACACTCATGTACGAAGGTGCTCCGCGCGCCTCCAACCCAGGCTGTTTTTGGGATGTGATCGAAAAATACGGTGTCACTGTTTTCTACACCGCACCCACTGCGATCAGAACATTCATGAAAATGGGTGAAGAATTACCCAACGCGCGCAATTTATCATCTTTACGATTGTTAGGAACCGTCGGCGAACCGATCAATCCCGAAGCTTGGATGTGGTATCAGCGCGTAATTGGTAACTCGAATTGTCCCATAGTTGATACTTGGTGGCAAACAGAAACTGGCGGAATTATGATTACCGCTTTGCCCGGTGCAATTCCGACAAAACCCGGTTCGGCAACCCTTCCATTCCCCGGAATTGTAGCAGATATTGTCGATCAAGATGGCGAACCAGTAACTAATGAAAGCGGCGGTTATTTAGTTGTCAAACATCCTTGGCCGGGAATGATGCGTACACTTTACAACGATCCAGATCGTTTCCGTCGCACTTATTGGGAATATTTGCATCCGAAAGATGGCAATTTTGTCTACTTTGCCGGAGACGGCGCGCACAAGGACAAAGATGGTTATTTCTGGGTAATGGGCCGCGTTGATGATGTGATTAATGTCGCCGGACACCGACTCGGTACGATGGAAGTTGAATCGGCTTTAGTATCGCATCCAGCGGTGGCGGAAGCTGCGGTTGTTGGTAAACCCGACGAGATTAAAGGTGAGGAAATTGTCGCTTTTGTGACGCTGGATAACTCACAGCAGCCTAGTGACGCATTGGCGAAGGAGTTGAAGCAGCACGTTGTAAATGAGATTGGCCCGATCGCCCGTCCCGGCGAAATTCGATTCACCGATGCCTTGCCGAAAACGCGCAGCGGTAAAATCATGCGGCGTTTGCTGCGTTCTTTAGCCGCCGGAGAAGAGGTTTCTGGGGATACTTCAACCTTGGAAGATCGGACGGTTTTGGATAAATTGCGCGGCGGTTCGTAG
- a CDS encoding DUF5615 family PIN-like protein — MAIQYLFDENVDPAYANQIRRRNPDLVVLAVGELTAPSKGTLDPEILIWCEIHKFILVTNNRRSMPVHLTDHIEQNRHIPGIFILNSKMSIGQNIDELILIYQGSFDDDYQDKIEHLPL, encoded by the coding sequence ATGGCAATCCAGTATCTATTTGATGAAAATGTCGATCCTGCCTATGCTAATCAAATTCGTAGGCGTAATCCCGATTTGGTTGTTCTAGCAGTCGGAGAACTAACAGCACCTTCCAAAGGAACTCTCGATCCAGAAATTCTTATCTGGTGCGAAATCCACAAGTTCATTCTTGTCACCAACAACCGTCGCTCGATGCCTGTTCATTTAACAGATCACATAGAGCAAAATCGTCATATTCCAGGAATATTTATCCTGAATTCCAAGATGAGTATTGGTCAAAATATTGACGAACTGATTTTGATTTATCAAGGATCGTTTGATGATGACTACCAAGATAAAATTGAGCATTTACCACTGTAA
- a CDS encoding DUF433 domain-containing protein, whose product MQLEDYFNFLRHDDIRLKGSRIGIETILYEYLFRARTPEEIANIYTSLTLEQVYATILYYLHNKEAIGQYITEWVEWGDKMREEQRLNPSPAAKKIRKLRAARDAMRKADGNPVSI is encoded by the coding sequence ATGCAACTAGAAGACTATTTCAATTTTCTGAGACATGACGATATTCGGCTCAAAGGTTCCCGCATTGGCATCGAAACCATTCTTTATGAATACCTGTTTCGCGCTCGAACTCCCGAAGAAATCGCCAACATTTATACATCGCTCACCCTCGAACAAGTTTATGCCACCATTTTGTACTACCTGCACAACAAAGAAGCCATTGGTCAGTACATAACTGAATGGGTGGAATGGGGTGATAAAATGCGAGAAGAACAACGTCTCAATCCTTCTCCAGCGGCTAAAAAAATCCGCAAACTGAGAGCAGCAAGAGATGCAATGAGAAAAGCTGATGGCAATCCAGTATCTATTTGA
- a CDS encoding restriction endonuclease subunit R, which produces MTQNLEASQLSLNDVRRLLKLERQTGGSFDEFLSVEPLTDFEQQQLLEISNDFCRYLEVGKVSEELVKFLSLSPLMRLTGFFKFPAVLTMEDSIPIEVEDKDTLIKGRLDILALNQPDAEIATTQFWILVVEAKNSAIAPLTGLPQLLTYAFKSLQVRSSVWGLTTNGESYRFVRLTRGNPCTYQILPELNLIDKGRSIELAQVLKAICKLQNVQLQLA; this is translated from the coding sequence ATGACCCAAAATCTAGAAGCAAGCCAACTCTCGCTAAATGACGTTCGCCGCCTTCTCAAACTGGAAAGACAAACAGGAGGCTCTTTTGATGAATTTTTATCTGTGGAACCTCTCACCGACTTTGAACAGCAGCAACTGTTAGAAATCAGCAACGACTTTTGTCGCTATCTAGAAGTGGGAAAAGTCTCTGAAGAGTTGGTTAAGTTTTTATCACTTTCACCGTTGATGAGATTAACAGGATTTTTTAAGTTTCCCGCAGTGCTGACAATGGAGGATAGCATACCCATTGAGGTTGAAGATAAAGATACTTTAATTAAAGGGCGGTTGGATATTCTAGCACTGAATCAGCCGGATGCAGAGATAGCGACAACACAGTTCTGGATTTTGGTGGTGGAGGCGAAAAATAGTGCGATCGCCCCTTTGACCGGTTTACCGCAATTGCTGACGTATGCGTTTAAGAGTTTGCAGGTGCGATCGTCTGTTTGGGGATTGACGACGAATGGCGAAAGTTATCGGTTTGTGCGGTTGACGCGGGGGAATCCTTGCACTTATCAGATTTTACCGGAATTGAATTTGATTGACAAAGGGCGATCGATCGAATTGGCGCAAGTGTTGAAAGCTATTTGCAAGTTGCAGAATGTGCAGTTGCAATTGGCGTAA
- a CDS encoding site-specific DNA-methyltransferase has translation MLLTDIVNLLGKPYFQASNCLIYKMDCLEAMSKLPDECVNLTVTSPPYNIGKEYEKTLPLDKYLNWCESWISENYRLILPNGAFWLNLGYLSIPNQAKAIPIPYLLWDKIPFYLIQEVIWHYGAGVAGSKFFSPRNEKFLWYVKNHKDYTFNLDDVRDPNVKYPNQKKNGKIKVNSQGKNPTDVWEFPKVTSGKNRASKERTSHPAQFPSAVIQRIIKASSNPNEIILDPFLGSGTTAVVALDLQRTIIGFEICQEYCDLAANRIDDFLREKQISEAQLSLF, from the coding sequence ATGCTTTTAACTGACATAGTAAATCTTTTAGGTAAACCCTACTTCCAAGCCTCCAACTGCCTCATTTATAAAATGGACTGCTTAGAAGCAATGTCAAAGCTCCCTGATGAATGTGTCAATCTCACTGTCACCAGTCCCCCCTATAACATTGGCAAAGAATACGAAAAAACACTACCACTTGATAAATATTTGAACTGGTGTGAAAGCTGGATCAGTGAAAATTATCGGCTAATCCTTCCTAACGGCGCTTTCTGGCTCAACTTGGGGTATCTATCAATTCCCAATCAAGCTAAAGCTATCCCCATTCCCTATCTACTTTGGGACAAAATTCCTTTTTACCTGATCCAAGAAGTTATCTGGCACTATGGCGCTGGGGTTGCTGGTAGTAAGTTCTTTTCACCGCGCAATGAAAAGTTCCTTTGGTATGTGAAAAACCATAAAGATTATACCTTCAATCTAGATGATGTGCGCGATCCAAATGTAAAATATCCTAATCAAAAAAAGAATGGCAAAATTAAAGTCAACTCCCAAGGCAAAAATCCGACTGATGTTTGGGAATTCCCGAAGGTAACTTCTGGTAAAAATCGAGCCTCAAAAGAGCGAACATCTCACCCTGCTCAATTTCCTAGTGCTGTCATACAGCGAATAATCAAAGCTTCATCCAACCCAAATGAGATCATTTTAGACCCTTTTCTGGGTTCAGGAACTACGGCGGTTGTTGCTTTAGATTTGCAACGTACTATTATCGGATTTGAGATTTGTCAGGAATACTGCGATTTAGCTGCCAACCGAATTGATGATTTTCTAAGAGAAAAGCAGATTAGTGAAGCTCAATTATCTTTATTTTAA